DNA sequence from the Microcebus murinus isolate Inina chromosome 18, M.murinus_Inina_mat1.0, whole genome shotgun sequence genome:
ATATCTATAGAACTGATGTTCCTGGAAGAGTGTGATGTCATATTTAAGGTGACATCTTCTAATTTGATCTCCCAAACCCCGTTCATCCTGCCATTCAGCCAGAATTTCTCAGTTTCTGAGCTGGTAAGCTGTAGGAATACCCATCTCCTGTGAGGGGTccagacattgcatacctgcaaggcccacacccccagtgaagccggaaccaacatccggcttctggaaactgttgcttgcttgccatggaaaccattgcttgcttgcttgtttgcaccaactttgcattgtttgaacccctgtatagtggggctaccagccaaccaatcatgttaaaggtcaatgcatgggccgggcgctgtggctcacgcctgtaatcctagctcttgggaggccgaggcgggcggattgctcaaggtcaggagttcgaaaccagcctgaccaagagcgagaccccgtctctactataaatagaaagaaattaattggccaactgatatatatatataaaaaaaaaaaattagccgggcatggtggcacatgcctgtagtcccagctacccgggaggctgaggcagaaggatcactcgagcccaggagtttgaggttgctgtgagctaggctgacgccacggcactcactctagcctgggcaacaaagcgagactctgtctcaaaaaaaaaaaaaaaaaaaaaaaaaaaaaaaaaaaaaaaaaaaaaggtcaatgcatgatccacgcgtgatcagccactgcatagcgtatgcaccatagggataaaaggcccgctgcaaccccagtcagggtccttgcctgcaagagtggccactgcgttggtgctctagggcttggaccctggctagccagaaaataaacctcctcttgtgtaattacatcctcgatgtgtctgcttttctgtccggtggggctgtggaaggtcggtccctaacactcCTAGAGTTAAGATCCTGAAAGAAGATGACATTAAAATGCACAGGGTCTCCTCTAGCTTTTTCTAATCAACTGAGTTAATTCGTCAGACTATCTAGAGGTAGAAATACTAGGAGCTGTACTTGTATCTAAATTCTGACAACTGGAACCATGAAGAAATGATACAGGGGAAAAGTTTCGATTATTTAAAAGTAGAATCAACAAAACCTAGGAGATCTCAGAAGGCGTGTAATCCAACATCCCATCTAATGCCCAAGTCCCCTCTACGACATGCTGTAACAGGTGGGTCTACCTGGGCCATTTGACTCATCAGGCCTCCCCCATGCCCACAGCAGTCTCCACGTAAGAACAGGCCCCTACACCCTCCCACTCGGTCTTAGTCCTGAGCCACTTCCCAGACTCACTCTGTGCCCTGTGTGCCAACCAGCTCCCCACTGTCCCATCTCCTGGTCTTGTTACTCATTATCCCTATTTATGAGCTTGTCCTTTGGATCTGGTGATACCCCACCAAGATAAGACCAGGTTGAAGTGAATGGCAGTCACTCTGGAGAGCCAAGGTCAGGGCCAGGTAAAGAGAAGCCTCCTGCTTTTCTCAAGCCAGCCTCCCTTTTACAGTTTCTATCCATCGAATCCTAACTAGATTTTCGCTGATCCTTTTGAGGTCCACCTTCTCAATACGGCTTTACCTTCCTCCTGACAGTGTGTCACAGTCACTTTCTGCCTAGTGTTCCCATCCTTTCCAGGTCTCTAATTAGCTCTCCTGCCCTGAAGAGGGTTTGGCATCAGAGTGGCATCCCCCATATTCAGGAGGCAGTGGTGGCATGGTGGTACCTGAACTTTAGGTGCCAGAGGCTTAGGATGGGGCTTAGAGATCTGGGTTTTATTATAATGAGCAGCCTAGGAGATTCTGCTGCAGGTGAGCAGAGGGCCTAACTTGGACAAATATTGATGAGAATCTTGATGTCAGATACACTAGAGTTCAAGTCCTGGTGCTGCAacttactagctatatgaccttgaacaaattagTTCCTCTGCATAAACAtaagcctcagattcctcatgTTTAATAAAGATGATCAAACCCATCTCCGAGTGTTAGAACGTGAATGAGATGATGTCTATAAGGTGCTAATTCAAAGCAGGTACTAGGCAATGAGTAAATACAAGCTagagttactattaatattagtgtaattttttttatcttcagcATAGGGAAATTATTAGAAGCAGATAATTTATTGCATGTCCTTTGTAGCAGACTGAGATTTCTAAGTGATGCCTGTGAGTCGTCTGATCACCCCGTGATTTTCCTCTGTGTGAGTTTTATGATTCCTATGGctaatttattatcatttctgTGCGTAGCCCTGGGCCTTGCACTTAGTAAGGGATCACAacttcctgaatatttttgaactAGTGAATGCCATCTGGCCAGGCTCTCTGTGCTATATACCCCCTGCAACATCACCTctgttcttccttcccttctccaacACCCTGGTTCTCTGGTGTCCTCTTATCTGTTGGTTCCTGTCAGACTGGTCACTTCCTGGTAGCTGAGCTGATAATACTAATTGCAGGGAGTTCACAGCCTTTCTATCTACAGTTTCACAAAGTTCACTCTCGTGGGTACAGTGACTTCCTGGTTTTCCTGTTCATGATCTGTCACCTGAGTTGCTAATTGCTATTGCATAACCAGGTATGTGTTTGCTTTTCAGGAGATGCACTTCTCTTCTAATGCAAACGTAAATACACAGGGCATAATAAGCACCAGGTCTGTGAATAGCTGTCCCCTCTACTCCAGCCCCAAATCTGGTGTAGTTGCTTTAGGATGATTTTATAGATCAATGAATCTCACCTCTGGCTGGCCAGTAGATTCACCTGGGATGCTTTAGCAACCTACAGGTCCCACTCCTAGTTTTTTTGAATTGAAATCTTAGTGGCTAAGAAccatgtaataaaaatatctggagTTAGACCCAATAAAAGAATAACTTCTGAAATTAGTGTTGCCTGGTAAATTCTTGGCCATTACATCAAAGTGGCCTCTCTTACATATGGGATAGAACAGAAGAAAGCTTAaattgttgtggtttttttttgtttgtttgtttgtttttttttttttagagatgggggtcttactattgcccaggttggtcttaaactcctgggctcaagcgatcctcctacctcggcctcccaaagtgctaggattccaattgtgagccactgtgcccagccaaaagcTTAAGATTTTGAGTTTCCCACCTCGAGAAACTTTCAGGATTGCAAAACAAGCCTGCTTTAGACTCTACAGCTAATATCTCTTAAGGATGCTGAGAGCCTTCATCTTCTGCAGGTGCAATCACTAATTTTATTAGGAAAGAGTGCCTTCCAGCCCTCCCTATAAAATCCTCTTAAGAGCGTACACTTACCTACAGCTGGTGCTCTGAGCTAGCGGCATAACCATTGAGCCTTCAACATGTACTTCTTTTGCTTTGGTGGCCTAAGTTTCCCAAACAATAAGactgaaatttatttcccacCCAAAAAGAAGCGTGAGTGGGCCAACTCAGCCCCTGGGAACAAGAGGAgcaggagaaagaagagcaagaaGAAGGAAGCCTATTTTAGTTACATGGGGAAGGTCCTAAAGCAAGTGAGTTGGCACTCTTTCTTTGTGGAAGCTTGGAATGGCCAAGAGAGGTATCATGTTAGTGGCCCTGGGTGTGATCTTGACTTGAATGTATTCTGATATAGGAGTGCTTCTTCACACGTTGTGTTCCTGAAAAGTTATGTGCACATCGCTTCTGTAAACTGGATCTGCTAATAGCtgtcttggtttttctttctgttggcaGCAGCCCTCAACACCTGAGCTCTTAGccctcaccctctctctctctctctcacctgttGACAGGCAATCTGTAAACTGATTCTTAAATGCCCTCTCCTTTTCTTGTGGAGGGTAGATTCACCGCCTAGTCTATTCTGTAACTTTGAAGCATTGCAGATGTCAGGTTTTCATCAAATGATGCTCTGTATTGAAAATGTTCCTTAGGTGGGTAGGCACTCTtgttccttcctcctgcccacctgACCTCACCCTATGACATACAAattgtagaaaacaaaatcagtCTTTCTCTTTAAAAGCTGGGGcaatgcaaaaaaacaaaaaacaaaaaaaaaaaaaacgtaaggAGATTCTAGGAAAGATGTGCAGGGGCTTGattttgagttttacttcttcaTGACAAAGAAATAAGGTTGAGCGTTCATGTGTGTCATTGTACCGAAGTTCCCATATTCCAGTAGTGTCATTTGGAATCTGTTGCTTACCCTGGGAAAAGAGGAAATTGGATCAAGGAAAGATGGGAGAAGGACAAAAGGTGTAGGATATTTAAAGCAGAGCTTTCTCAACCATAGCACTGTTGAGATTTGGGGGCTGGATATCTCTTTGTTGTAGGGGGTTGTTCTGTGCATTCCAttgtaggatgttcagcagcatctgtggcctctacccactagacaCCAGTAGCTCCTTCTctcccagctgtgacaaccaaaaatgttccCATACATTACCAAATATCCCCTTGGGGGGCAAAAATctcccctggttgagaaccactgctacaGAGCTTGCATTTGGCTAGAGGGGCCCTCCATGGGAGTACTTGCATTAAGCAGTGCTTTGGGTATTTCCTAGGCATTCCCCTTCCAATAATTATTCTTCCCTTGGCCTGTCCTTAACTGCATGGGCCTGGCAGGCCACTCAGCTTCCTCGTGCCTCCCAATCATGGGTCTGGCTGGGATCAGCCTCTCAGGGGAATGTGAGGTTAAAACAAGATATTGGCTGAATAAATGTGCTGTGTGGAAGTGCAAGCCAGGTCTGTTGTGGGAACTCGGAAGGAAACAATGCAGTCTCTGTCGTAAAGGGCTCACCATTCTGCagtggggcgtgtgtgtgtgcatgtgtgtgtgtgtgtgtgtgtgtgtgttgaggagtTACTTCTAAATTATTAGCAGGAGAAACTTTTTGAATCTTGGCTTCAAGCCTTTCCTTTCACATAAAAGGAGCTGAGACCCACGTGAGAAGATGACTTGCTTTAGTGATGTCTCATGTCCAGGCAGAGCTAAGATTAGAGCCCTAAGCGGATGATTCTCAGAAGAGTTTCTTTTTactcctctgtctctctgacttTAGACAAGAATGCAAATGACATAAAGGAGCATGTGATGCAGACCCTGAGAGTGCAGAGCATCCCCGTGCTCAGCAGGAGGAGGGAGTCAGTGAGGTTTTTTGGAGCACAGATAAGCAGGAGGTGGCACTTGGGGCGGAGCCCTGGAGGTTGGATAGGATCTGAAAGGTGGAGCTGGGTGCATGGTAGGTAGAGGTGACAAACAACAGCATGGAGGCTGGGAAACAGGGACGCATCTGAGGGGAGGGCAAGTTTTCCAACTTGGCTGGAGACCAAGTTGGCACAGGCAGTAATAGGAAGACTGGTAGGCTGGAAATTAAGAAATGCTAAAGCAAAATACTTACCAATATGAAATATAAGGTGTGAAAGTACACTCTAGACTAAAATAGTGTTTTCCATCTTCACCAGGTGCTAAATGTTAACTCCACTTCTATCAGGAAAAACCAAGTCACAAAAGTTGAAGTAACTGGAGACTATTACCCAAACGATACCTTTCTGACCAGCTACAAatgtccctccctctcttcttcctcttcccaagAGACTGCTGATAGGTACAACTGGCCTGTTTTCTTTCATCACATCCCTACTGTTATCCCTTTGGGTGGTTTGTTGTTCCAGACTTGCAGGAACCCATGCAAGCCATGATACTGGGCGCTAGGCAATAAATTGTTCACCCTGCAAAGCCTtcacttctctctctcactcatgTGCTGTTTCTCCCCCAGACCCACCCTGACTACAGCGGGTGCTCCTGGGTCTTGGATGCACTAGACTCTCTGAATGATTGGCAGCTGGAATGGGTTAGCCTGGAGGCGTTTAGATTGTCCTTCTACAACCACAGAAGAGCTGTCACCGGCAGAGAGATCCTTGGAGCAGTCAGGCAGAGATCCTCTCAGAAGAGcttttgaataaatgaagttGTTCTGAATGGCCCTGTTGTTGAAATGACTGCGCTTGTCAAAATTGGATGTGTCAGAGGGCTGGGCTGGAAGACAAGGTGTCTGAGAAGCTGTCCTGCTGCATCAGGAATGTCGGTGCAGCACACTGGTCTCTGGGTCATGTGTTTTCAGCGTccaactttatgaaaaaaataaaggcattttctttTGTGAGTGCCGTGTGCGTGCATTTGCATATGTTATGCATGCCGATGGCTATTTAATTTTTCACGTGTGCTTCTCCCCTGTTTCGTGCTTACCCGTTGTCTTTTTGGAGAACACAAGTCAACCCATAACACCATGTGCCCACCATCTCTCCTGCTCCAGACCGAGGGTGGAACTGCTGCCCTGGAATAAACAGatcacggggtgggggtggggggaggccccTACAAGCACAGGGATATGAATCCAGCAAGGGGGTGCTTGAGAGGAGATAGCATCGCCCAAACTTGCAGTGTAGAGAGTGGTGAGCACTGCTGCTGGCTGGCTTTCTTCCCATTCCCCCACCCTACGCCTCCTCATTGACTTTTGTCTTTGGCCACAGTGTTCCCCTTTTATCTGGCTTGTGTAGACTGCTATGGTTCTAGACAGTGTCTAGAGACGCTGTGTAGATTCCTATGGGTTAGGGAATTTTTTTTCACCCCTACTATGATTTATAGGAACTGAAAAAGTGAAAGGAATCTTGTTTACTATTTAAGTATAAGACTCGTGGCATTGGTTATCTGTGTAGCACTTATATGTAATACCATACATGTAATAAATGTTCATCAAATGTATAAGCTGGTCCCAACTgcagaaaaaattatgaaaacactaAGGAACATAAAGCATAAATGACAGGATTTagatgggaggagggttgtctGAGAAAGCCTGGGGAGATGAGATGAAGGAGGAGGTGCTAAGAATGAGGAAGGGCTCTGGGGTaagagagcagcctgagcaaaggtcctgaggcaggcagggcagcTTTTGGCTTGTTAGAGAAACTAAATGAAAACCAGGGCAGCTGGGCTCTCGAAAGCCAGGAGGAAGTGCAGTGGGAGATTGAGGCTGGAGGAAAAGGCTGAGGCTGAGCTGTGCAGAGCTTGGTTTTTACCGAGTACAGAGAGAAGCTGATGAAACATTTTAACTAGGAAATCGACgttttacttagatttttttgttttgtcttttagttGAGATGCAGCTTACAGTAAAGTGTACAAATCTTAAGCACACCTCAAAGTTTTACACATGCATGCCCAGATTAAGATGCAGAATGTTCCCATCACTGACCTTAAGACCACTGTCACTGCTGCGTTGAGAAGGGATTGAAAAAAGTGTGGAAATGGGAAGATCAGTGAGACACATTCTGCATCAGTTACTAGAGCAATGATGGGGGGCCAGACGAGTGTGGAGGTGGAGAGAAGTGAGaatgaattttgtaaaatgaattttgGAGGTAGAATCGATCAGATTTGCTCATGGAATGGATATGAGAGTGAAGGGAAACTGCTGATTCCTAGGACTGGGGCCTGAGCATTGTGGGCAACAATTTGCCGAGATGGAGAAGACTAAGTCAAGGACAGGTgtttggggaagagagagaagttcAGGATTCCATTCTGGACTTGCGAAACACGGACATGGAGATGTCAGATAGACAGGGCTGGGCCAAAGACACAAGTCTGGAAGCCGTCACCACGGAAAGGCAGTGTATAGACCAACAGGGATGGGTGAGATTACCTAAGAAGGCAGGACacgaaggaaaaaaagaaaactatccaGGGCTAAGACCaaaaaatgtctaatatttaGAATCCGATTATAGTAAAGGAGCCAACAAAGGAAACCAAAGTGGAGAAATCTAAGAAGTCAAGGGAGGGTGGTATCATGGAAGCCAAGAGGAGAGAACGTGGTCCTGTCTGGTGTGCACAGTCCTGGGGGGAATGTTAAGACATTTACGTCCATTGCATTTGGTGACATGGAGATCATGGTGACCTTGAAGTCAACTCAGTGGAGCAGGGCAGGTATCAGCCAGATGTGAGCAGGTTGAAGAGTGAATGGGAGGTAGTTAGTAGagacagctgctgctgctgctgctgcttctccttttcctcctcctcctcctccttccttcctcctcctcctcctctcctcctcttctcctcctcctcctgtccttctcctctccttctccttccttcctcctccttccttcctcctccttccttcctcctcctcctcctctcctcctcctctcctcctcctcctctccttctcctctccttctccttccttcctcctccttccttcctcctcctcctccttccttcctccttatcctcctcctccttccttcctcctccttccttccttcttctttcctcttctttctttcctcctcctcctccttcttctttcttcttcatcttctttcttctccttcttgtgTTGAGATAAAAGGAGGATGTTAGTGCTGGAAGAAAGCAGAGACACAGGCTGGTAGCCTGAGTCACTTGGCATAAAGAGAGACTTTTAAGATGAGAGATACTAGAAGGAGATAATAATGCAGAAGAAGGCAGAGAAATACAAAGGACCTTGAGAAAGTGAGGGGGATGGGGTTCACAGTAGAGGTGAAAGAGGAGAAGATACAGGCAAATGCTGGTAGGTGTAGAGATTTGGTGATGAAAAggtcaaaaatttcttttttaaatgaaacaagcgAAGGTGGAATAGGAGCATGGGAAGTCTGAAGACTAGATATGAGGTGGTTGTTTAAGGGAGTAAGAGAGTGAGACTTGGACACCTAGGGAGAGCTGGCTGGCCAGGGATGAGTGCCTGTTTGGGGTCTGCAATCATGAATCGAAAGCAAAGCCAGGCTTGCATGACTTTCTCTAACTGCACACTGCAGTGCCAGTGTGGAGAACACAGAGTTTGGGTTCTGCCCAGCAAGCTGGGAAAGAGCAAGGGAGCAATTCCGCGAGGGACCATGTAACCCGGGTGACTCAGGAGGCCGGGGGGAGGGCAGTGAGAACTCACGGAGCTCCTGGATGGCACAGAAGACACCAGGCCTGTAAACTATGTCTCTGAGAAGGAATTTTCTCTCTCCAGCATCCTTCCGCGTTAGCTCATGGATGAGGGCACTTGCCCGAGAAGCAGCGGTGACACCCAGTGCCCATTCCTTGAAGTGCACCTTCTTGGTTTTAGGTTGTCGGCAGATCTGGAAGTGGGTGTTCTGCTCCGCTTGGGGGGCACTGGAGCTCTCTCCATTCTCCTGATGGTTGGTTCTCACGGGAGGCTGTCCTACTGGCCCTGGACATTCTAAGGGGATGGAGAGGGGATGCTTAAGTGGGCAACTAGAAGTGGATGGCTAAGGCACTGTGGGCAATTGGGCTGTTAGCTCCCAAGCCCAGACCAGGGCTTCTCCACTAGGTTTCCACTGTCCTGGGACAGATTCCGAATCCTGGGGTGGCTTTGGCCAGTCTAAAGCCCAGCTTGAGCTTAGACAAATGCCTGGTAGTGACATGAGCCTTGTCTCGCCCACAGATGTCTTGGGGAAGTGCCATTCTGGCTGACTCAAGAGCCAAGTGAGGACTCCCTTCTCTCTACCACCTCCTGAGAATTGGCTGTCCTTGGGGTTCTAAGAGGGTCCTACTATCTCTGGCTCTGCTTGACCCAAGCATCAGGATCTGGCTTAGTCTAGAAGGAAACCCAGGTTTTCCAAGGGGTTGGGTGTCCCTTAGAGGCTgttctacccaaaggaaatacaAAGAGGACCAAGCTAGGACAGCCAGTCCCTTTGCAGTGACCTAAGGTACCTTTACTGTTCTGACCAATTACCTTCTACCAGGATGTGCTGTTTATGTTCCACTTTAAGTTGTTAGTCAATCAGGTTTAAGTCCAAACACAAGAGGTTCACTGAGGCATGAATGCTGGCATGGGGCAGGTGAGGGAGGTGGTTTCTAAGGTGATCAAGAAACAGAGGAAGACTGAGTCTGACTCACTTCCAACCCTCTTCCCTATCTCTTATATCACACTTCCCAGTCTGAACTTGACTTGAACTTAGGGGCAGCCTGTTGTAGCAGAGAGAGCCCATGTTGGACATGTAGTCATGCAATTACCTGTCCACATCTCTTTCCACACCTGTGAAATTGGGGGTGGTACTGCACAGGGCTGTAGTGCAAGTCAAATTAAACAATGCATATGAGAGTGCTTCTTACATCAACACAGTGCTTTCGTTTAGGGCATTATTATTGGATATTTATACCAAGGCAGATCTCAGAAActttaagggaaaagaaaaaactttatgGCAATGAAATCCATTAGAGGTAGAGAGCTTCTGTCACTAGAGGACCTATCAGAGGCAGGGTGATGGCTGATGTCCTTTCCAAGACTGAGAGAGCACCCAGGgcttggagtcagacagacttaGCTTCTCAGTTACAGAGCTGTGGCTCCTTGGACAGGTCCCTGAACCCCCGCCCAGATACTCAGTGTCCCCCTGTATGAAGTGGAGACAATCCCTCCCTGCCTGAGCTGTTGAACAATTAAATGATGCATCAtctgtaaagcacttaaaatagaGTAGGCACTCAATGCATGGTCTCATGAAAATTCATTAATTCGGGTCatccaaaactaaatattttggGCATATATTGTGGGCCAGGCATCAAGCTAGGTGCTGGGTGACATTATCTTATAGCGTAGCTTTTCAGACAGACAATTCTAGTTCAAATCCCAAatttaccacttactagctgtagaaatgtatttaacttctttgagcccTAGTTTCTTCCTATGTAAAGTGAGGGAGAATACTATCTATTTTAAGGGATTAATGTAATAATTATAgaatgtatgtaaagtgcctaggacagtacctggcacatacaAAGTCTCAAAAGTGGCAGTGATTATGATTAACGTGATCATGCTGAAACATTAAAAGGTGGAGATGCTGGTGGGTCAGATATAATAAACCCAAAGGTCCAAATGACTTTATTTATGGCATCAAATCCATCCTTGAGCCAACCTCTtctgcattaaataaaatataggatgTTATTTCCCCTTAAAGTGAGAGAGGTTTCTGTTGGCTCTAAAGAGGGACATGGTAAAATACTTGAGTGGGCTAGAGAGGATGGCTCTGGAATCTATCTTCAGAGCTCTTTCAGAAAAGGCTTTTGaggattttaagtgtttttgccCAGAGAatagctcccccacccccacctcaatTGCCCAGGTGCATGTCCCCTGGGGAATTCCTTGTTTAGGGTCTCTGTGTCTCCTGGTCCAGCTGCCTTAACTTAGAGCACATGCAAACTTGAACTGTATCCCCAGTAGGG
Encoded proteins:
- the H2BN1 gene encoding histone H2B.N; this translates as MYFFCFGGLSFPNNKTEIYFPPKKKREWANSAPGNKRSRRKKSKKKEAYFSYMGKVLKQTHPDYSGCSWVLDALDSLNDWQLEWVSLEAFRLSFYNHRRAVTGREILGAVRQRSSQKSF